The genomic region GGCGTGGTGGCCTTCGAGCCGGGCCAGCAGATGGTCTGGCTGCCCACGGCGCCCTGCGGCACCTGTGACCGTTGCCGCCAAGGCCTGACCAACCACTGCGAAACATTAATGGATGAGATCGTTCTGGGAACCCACGGCGACTACGTGCTCCTGCCCCGCCGGGTGGCGGACCAGCATCTGTTCCCCGTGCCCGAGGGAATAGCGCCGGCTACGGCGGCTCTGGTGGAACCCCTGGCCTGCGTGGTGCGGGGCTGGTCCCGGCTGGAGCCCTTGCTGCCCCCGGCCAACGGGCAGCAGGTCCGCACTTTGGTGGTAGGCGCCGGTCCCATCGGCTTGATGCACGTCATGCTGGCGGCGCCCCGGGGACCGGTGGCCTGTGTCGGCGCCCGGGGCATCCGGGGCGAACTGGCCCGCCAACTTGGCGCCCAATGGACCTCGGAGGAGCACCTGTCCGAATCAATGGACGCCCTGGCCGCCGTCGGTTTCGGCGAGGTGGATGTGGCCATCGACTGCACCGGCCAGCAGGAAGTTTGGGAGCAACTGCCCTCGGTGGTGCGGCCCGGCGGCGTGGCCCTTCTGTTCGGCGGCCTGGCCGGCGGCGCCCGGGCCACCTTTGACGCCGCCACCCTCCACTACGACGAAGTGACCTTGCTGGGTTCCTTCCATTACACTACGGCCGATGTGAACCGGGCCATACGCATCCTGATGGCCCGCCATGAGGAACTGTCGGCCCTCATCACCCACCAGGCGCCTTTAGCCCAGGTGACGGCGGTGTTTGAGCGGCTCACTTCCCATTTCACCGGCGGCAAGGTGGCCCTGCTGCCCGATCCGGCCGAGGCCGAGCGGGTGCTGGGCCGGCCCCGGGAGGAATTACTGTGACGGAAGCCGGCGTCCCGGCGGCACCCAAGCCGGGCGACCCCATGCTGGCCGCCTTCTACGAAGGCCCCGGCCGGGCGGCCGTCCGCACCGTGCCGGTGCCGGCCATCGGCCCCGGGGAAGCCTTGGTGCAGATGCAGGCTTGCGGTCTGTGCGGCAGCGATGCCTTGGACTGGTACATGGCGCCCCGGGCGCCCTTCGTCTTCGGCCACGAGCCCGCCGGCATCGTGGTGGCGGTGGGGGAGGGGGTCACCAATTTCCGGCCCGGCGACCGGGTTTTTGTCCATCACCATGCTCCGTGCGGCAACTGCGAGTTTTGCCGCCGGGGCGAGGAAGTCCATTGCCCCACCTGGCGGTCCACCAACTTGACGCCCGGCGGCTTGGCGGAATACTTCCGGGTACCCGCTGTCAACCTGGCCCACGATACGCTGCCGTTGCCCCCCGATGTCTCCTTTGCCCAGGGCTCCTTGGTGGAGCCCGTGGCCTGCGGGGTGAAGGCCCTGGACCGGGCGGGCATCGGCCCCGGCACATCGGTACTGATCGTGGGCTTGGGCTTCATGGGCCAGGCCATGGGCTACCTGTGCCGGCAGGCAGGGGCGGGCCCCCTGCTGGGCACCGACCTGGTGCCCGACCGGCTGGACCGGGCCAAGGCCTGGGCCGACCATGTCCTCCCCGCGGGTGAAGCAGATCCTGCGCCCGCCGGCCCGGCAAAAGACTCCGGCGACAAACCCGGCCCCAACCCCCGCCTCATCCAGCAAGTCCGGGAAATTACGGGCGGCCACGGGGTGGATGTGGCTGTAGTGGTCCCGGCCGGCGAGGCGGCC from Sphingobacteriaceae bacterium harbors:
- a CDS encoding zinc-binding dehydrogenase, with translation GVVAFEPGQQMVWLPTAPCGTCDRCRQGLTNHCETLMDEIVLGTHGDYVLLPRRVADQHLFPVPEGIAPATAALVEPLACVVRGWSRLEPLLPPANGQQVRTLVVGAGPIGLMHVMLAAPRGPVACVGARGIRGELARQLGAQWTSEEHLSESMDALAAVGFGEVDVAIDCTGQQEVWEQLPSVVRPGGVALLFGGLAGGARATFDAATLHYDEVTLLGSFHYTTADVNRAIRILMARHEELSALITHQAPLAQVTAVFERLTSHFTGGKVALLPDPAEAERVLGRPREELL
- a CDS encoding alcohol dehydrogenase catalytic domain-containing protein, producing the protein MTEAGVPAAPKPGDPMLAAFYEGPGRAAVRTVPVPAIGPGEALVQMQACGLCGSDALDWYMAPRAPFVFGHEPAGIVVAVGEGVTNFRPGDRVFVHHHAPCGNCEFCRRGEEVHCPTWRSTNLTPGGLAEYFRVPAVNLAHDTLPLPPDVSFAQGSLVEPVACGVKALDRAGIGPGTSVLIVGLGFMGQAMGYLCRQAGAGPLLGTDLVPDRLDRAKAWADHVLPAGEADPAPAGPAKDSGDKPGPNPRLIQQVREITGGHGVDVAVVVPAGEAALLTGIAAVRPNGRVVMFSPPAPEADIQLPLSDMFFREVTLIPSYSAGPDHTRRALKAVAEGHVPDSELITHYFPLDRIGEAYALLRDPRREALKIVVTPSSGGSPA